One part of the Marinobacter sp. MDS2 genome encodes these proteins:
- a CDS encoding chemotaxis protein CheW: MNENSQSLSCVMVPVSDRQLLLPNVSIAEVVDLNNTKTDRGTPDWLIGFIDWRGLNLPVISYDAANGKELMVPGDNRGRIIVINTIGPHHNQLPFMALVTQGIPSQTRLTESEIKKVDTQPGPADLMQVEVEGEAVWIPNLEYLESLAVTATP; this comes from the coding sequence ATGAATGAAAACAGCCAATCCCTATCCTGCGTTATGGTACCTGTCAGCGACCGGCAACTGCTGCTCCCGAACGTATCCATCGCAGAAGTTGTTGATTTAAACAACACCAAAACGGATAGGGGCACACCTGACTGGCTGATTGGCTTCATCGACTGGCGCGGCCTGAATCTGCCCGTGATCTCTTATGATGCCGCTAACGGCAAAGAATTGATGGTACCCGGCGACAACCGGGGCCGGATTATTGTGATCAACACCATCGGCCCCCACCATAACCAATTGCCGTTCATGGCTCTGGTGACGCAAGGCATACCCAGTCAAACCCGCCTGACCGAGTCCGAGATTAAAAAAGTGGACACACAGCCCGGGCCCGCAGACCTTATGCAAGTTGAGGTAGAGGGTGAAGCCGTCTGGATTCCAAATCTGGAATATCTGGAATCCCTGGCGGTAACCGCCACCCCCTGA
- the znuC gene encoding zinc ABC transporter ATP-binding protein ZnuC, protein MPDHLVQLNQLTVRFDERVVVDHVNLEVGRGDIITIIGPNGAGKTTLIKTILGIQKASSGQVSLAPDLIIGYVPQHLSLEATLPLSVKRFMLLSGRPLTACEAALQRTGVGHLLNASVHHLSGGEKQRLLLARALARQPDLLVLDEPAQGVDINGQAALYELIRELRDELHCGVIMISHDLHLVMAATDQVICLNQHICCSGHPADISHDPAFIETFGHQVAESLAVYHHRHNHSHDLHGDVVTGSEPHGACTHEHH, encoded by the coding sequence ATGCCTGATCACCTGGTACAGCTGAACCAGCTAACGGTGCGCTTTGACGAGCGGGTCGTGGTTGATCACGTCAATCTTGAGGTTGGCCGTGGAGACATCATCACCATCATCGGCCCTAACGGCGCCGGAAAAACCACCCTGATCAAAACCATACTGGGCATTCAGAAAGCGTCCAGTGGTCAGGTCTCTCTGGCACCGGACCTGATCATCGGATACGTGCCCCAACATCTCTCCCTCGAGGCGACGCTGCCGTTAAGCGTTAAACGCTTCATGCTGCTGAGCGGGCGGCCCCTGACAGCCTGTGAAGCGGCCTTGCAACGCACCGGCGTGGGCCATCTGCTGAACGCCTCGGTACACCATCTTTCGGGCGGGGAAAAACAGCGTTTGTTGCTGGCGCGCGCCCTTGCCCGCCAGCCTGACCTATTGGTGCTCGATGAACCGGCCCAAGGGGTGGACATCAACGGGCAAGCCGCGTTGTACGAACTGATCAGAGAACTCAGGGACGAACTACACTGTGGCGTGATCATGATCTCTCACGATCTGCATCTGGTGATGGCCGCCACAGACCAGGTTATCTGTCTGAACCAGCACATATGTTGCAGCGGCCATCCGGCGGATATTTCCCACGATCCTGCCTTTATCGAAACCTTTGGTCATCAGGTAGCCGAGTCCCTGGCGGTTTACCACCACCGCCACAATCACAGCCACGACCTACACGGCGATGTTGTCACCGGAAGCGAACCACACGGAGCCTGCACCCATGAACATCATTGA
- a CDS encoding Fur family transcriptional regulator, producing the protein MPEHALPYRPHNHQACVSQALTDAQAICREQNARLTPIRERVLELIWQSHKPLGAYDILAQLGAEGHNAAPPTVYRALDFLLQYGLVHRISSLNAFIGCAHAGEHHRSTFLICRDCGIVLELAENTVAKAIESAAKAEAFQVEDITLEISGLCPTCQGSTGHA; encoded by the coding sequence ATGCCAGAGCACGCGCTTCCCTACCGCCCTCACAACCATCAAGCCTGTGTCAGCCAAGCTCTGACAGACGCACAGGCGATTTGCCGTGAGCAAAATGCCCGCCTGACCCCCATTCGGGAACGTGTGCTTGAGCTGATCTGGCAATCTCACAAGCCACTGGGCGCTTACGACATTCTGGCCCAGCTCGGGGCCGAAGGTCACAACGCCGCACCACCCACCGTGTACCGGGCGTTGGATTTCCTTTTGCAATACGGCCTCGTGCATCGCATTTCCTCGTTGAATGCTTTTATCGGTTGCGCCCATGCCGGTGAGCACCACCGCAGCACCTTTTTGATCTGCCGTGACTGCGGCATTGTTCTGGAGCTGGCCGAAAACACCGTGGCCAAAGCGATCGAGTCTGCCGCCAAGGCGGAAGCGTTTCAGGTCGAAGACATTACGCTGGAGATTTCCGGTTTGTGCCCCACTTGTCAGGGAAGCACCGGTCATGCCTGA
- a CDS encoding chemotaxis protein CheB, with protein sequence MSGQTGRPKVGIVSDDALQRRRLQETAGKFGLASCFAGDPDRLLDYPDFPDAALWLVTLQDEADHPTFFDHLLEHTDAPVLFGVDLAPKPASKEFVRWERRLRDKLEKQLGPLQALDSARDLEELVETSPIPKARPDSLPDYVTPAPPGSLAGEIWILGASLGGPAAVKAFLDQLPPGLPVGFVYAQHIDGNFTDVLTRVLGRHAHYQLKKAEQGYRIQNGDVVLMPVEHEWSFDSDGRLVQLDTPWPGPYGPSIDQVLLNVADHYGKRCHAILFSGMGNDGALAAPMLKAYGSRIWVQDSQSCGNSSMPDSVAATGCTSFRGTPEQLAEELMTTVKNNSLLKSRHKRDSA encoded by the coding sequence ATGTCCGGCCAGACCGGCCGACCAAAGGTCGGGATTGTGTCCGATGATGCGTTACAACGCCGGCGGCTTCAGGAAACCGCCGGCAAATTTGGTTTGGCCAGCTGTTTCGCTGGAGACCCGGATCGATTACTCGATTACCCGGATTTTCCGGATGCCGCGTTGTGGCTGGTCACCCTGCAAGACGAAGCAGATCATCCGACGTTTTTCGACCACTTGCTCGAGCACACCGATGCGCCTGTGTTGTTTGGTGTCGATCTGGCGCCGAAGCCTGCCAGCAAAGAGTTTGTTCGTTGGGAGCGTCGGCTTCGGGACAAACTGGAAAAGCAGTTGGGCCCCCTGCAAGCGCTTGATAGTGCTCGCGATCTGGAAGAACTTGTTGAAACAAGCCCCATCCCGAAAGCACGGCCTGACAGCCTGCCAGATTATGTAACACCTGCACCGCCCGGTTCGCTGGCTGGTGAAATCTGGATTCTAGGTGCCTCATTGGGCGGCCCGGCTGCGGTGAAAGCGTTCTTGGATCAGCTGCCACCGGGTTTACCCGTGGGGTTTGTTTACGCACAGCACATTGACGGCAATTTTACCGATGTGCTGACCCGGGTGCTTGGCCGGCACGCTCACTACCAGCTCAAAAAAGCCGAGCAAGGCTACCGGATACAGAACGGTGACGTGGTACTGATGCCCGTTGAACACGAATGGTCTTTTGATTCAGACGGCCGCCTCGTGCAATTGGACACCCCTTGGCCGGGGCCTTACGGACCGTCCATTGACCAAGTGCTGCTCAATGTGGCCGACCATTACGGCAAGCGCTGCCACGCCATTCTCTTTTCAGGCATGGGCAACGACGGAGCCCTTGCGGCCCCCATGCTGAAAGCATACGGTAGCCGGATCTGGGTGCAGGACAGTCAAAGTTGCGGTAACAGTTCGATGCCGGATTCCGTCGCGGCAACGGGCTGCACCAGCTTTCGTGGCACACCGGAACAATTGGCCGAAGAACTGATGACAACCGTCAAGAACAACAGCCTGCTCAAGAGCCGGCACAAACGGGATTCCGCCTGA
- a CDS encoding Hpt domain-containing protein yields the protein MGNHHDSIALDWVRGEIQDTLTQGQHALEAYVDNRDDTARLRFCLNYLHQVHGTLQMVELYGAALLTEEMEKLTQAILNETVVNVDDALEVLMQAILQLPQYLEHLGSSNDDFPMVLLPLLNDLRAARGESLLSDTSLFKPNLTAAHFQVTGKVSERLQDPKVLGHLRKLRQMYQFALAGVVREEDMDAHFGYMQKVIDRLSRLCQKTARGELWKAAGAFVETLEARVNPVNTAVKSLLRELDGEIRKLTDEHADILLQPVPEALLKNLLYYVARARHLDRPQVNYLRSAYQLSDALPSDDDVSEARTRVSGPGRDAIQSVVSALNEELGRLKDQLDLFVRAEHRQNNELDELLPGLRQVGNTLAVLGLGIPRKVVTEQIELVGKLCGQLETIDDGTLMDIAGALLYVEASLAGLDVDRHTEVSDNAETGEPTNIGSRELSEANEALIRESRNTLEQAKSAIVNFIASQWDTQEIEHVPALLHSIRGGLGLIPLEHIPDMLDSAERYISDVLLSSQQVPDWRQLDTLADAITSIEYYLERVAEGITDNSTILRIANESLASLGFPVGEDPTWSEAGQAEAVESEDVPVLGQSLQEEPGSPQKSSDSELLDDEILSIFVEEAEEVLATIQEYYPRLRRDHGDRDALTEVRRAYHTLKGSGRLVGAESLAEMAWSVENLLNRVIDQTLKATDDMFALLDDVNARIPELIQDFRQGETAGDVDALINRAEALATTRRADTTTSEPANPADATEQPVETPDEPAIAASPAEPIIIEAAKSAEPATDDMDDLIDDEILEIFIEEAGEVLETINEYLPMLLRQYDDRSALAEVRRAFHTLKGSGRMVGAGVISELSWSVENMLNRIIEGSIFMNDDLAQLLQDVTDVIPTLVSDFEQRIDARVDTAPLEARAQALASGEFPDTSAMPAAEVAETSQEQSSGTSGNEDVDQQSPEDADRVLLEIFEQEAQTHLETLQNYLLTAQHQTAAVYTDDLSRALHTLRGSANTAGIAPIAAIITPLERFIKEARAQNKRADHEVLELISRASDFLTQGLAQIHIDPQAELDGTADYLEKLEKVSTSTFQGQAFDDDVAPANQVSSQLIQLFLGEGLDIVLDAETILDEWATDPQQTGALSTLRSELESLTDSAADAGLADVANLADALTRLYGAVTVYGLPTNGQFFETARNAQEQLINQMDQVAAGLATDPCDDIILELHALTDAVNRNDEPDEFEQQFTEDLEEIDLSLEDNDFAVPESAAEPLTTPAEASDDSDMDEELAAIFLEEARDLIDSTAETLQTWSDEPDNIDILRLLQRDLHTLKGGARLAEIEAVGDLAHELENLFEGLTEQRLSINSTLSDLLFRCHDRLAGMVDALEAQNQPKPAPDLEHEIQQYIAGADSTRPVTDVVQEADPKTESGDDDGKTTESGDINANEDTGSNVADLSHLDPELLGIFLEEAYDLINSTGSALHSWSENPSDRSIAAELQRDVHTLKGGARMAGVDAIGDLTHVLEDLFEKVAEGQLEASGTMIDLLFACHDRLAQMVEQVATQQPCPPAKALEAQVQAILRGEEPANVDVAPDLEALAEQSPIEHDDSGFETEPVIDSQAEDILSIFLDEGLEINDAIAENLERWREQPDELAALMSLRQELHTLKGGARLSDLDAIADLAEAWSELLDDTLAGSKPAETALALSDRAQANFRSMLEAMEAGKQPELDFSLIDALAQSDTGIPEPASEVEQAESQDREAPDPEVLEIFLEEANEIMDQLEQLLADWHKEPNNHHFNQEAQRAMHTLKGGARLSQLSGLGDKAHTFETLLIDLGGNAPSEAQWQQIARQHDDIIAAVAAVRAHFEQGAALPEPAPAELEEQPAAQAPAPLITEAAPEQPETKPVARKPSKRRNQKAAEAQRAAQETIRVSAPLLDDLVNLAGETSITRGRLEQQSSDFSHTLDEMAATIERLREQLRRMDIETETQILFRAEQEHGADYGEDFDPLEMDRYSSIQQLSRALTESSSDLADLRETLADRVRDTETLLVQQSRINTELQEGLMKTRMVPFASTVPRLRRIVRQISGELGKKVDFDVRNAEGEMDRSILERMIAPLEHMLRNALDHGIETPQERRQAGKPETGEVVLSLTREGGDVVLRMIDDGKGIPADVIREKAIRQGLMHNNEALSEREVLQFILQPGFSTAEKVTQISGRGVGMDVVASEIKQLGGSLDIDSSLGRGTTFTVRLPFTVSVNRALMVATGEDFYAIPLNTIEGIVRVSTYELEEYYKPDAPLYEYAGQQYRLQYLGNLLNSDHHPKLQGQALPLPVILVRGAEQPLALQVDHLMGSREIVVKSLGPQFSTVRGVSGATILGDGNVVVILDLPAMIRSDVLSERQRIANLAKERTTSRFEEQVTTVMVVDDSVTVRKVTSRLLERNGMEVITAKDGLDAVAQLQDHRPDVILLDIEMPRMDGFEVASFVRHDDTLKETPICMITSRTGEKHRERALAIGVNEYLGKPFQETVLLETIKRLTESE from the coding sequence ATGGGCAATCACCATGACAGTATCGCCCTCGACTGGGTTCGGGGCGAAATACAGGACACGCTGACCCAAGGCCAGCATGCACTCGAAGCGTACGTTGATAATCGTGACGATACCGCGCGCCTGCGCTTCTGCCTGAACTACCTTCATCAGGTGCACGGCACCTTGCAAATGGTGGAGCTCTACGGTGCGGCGTTGCTCACCGAAGAGATGGAGAAACTTACCCAGGCCATTCTGAACGAAACCGTCGTTAACGTTGATGACGCCCTCGAAGTTCTGATGCAGGCCATTCTCCAGTTGCCCCAGTATCTGGAGCATCTGGGCAGCAGCAACGACGACTTTCCGATGGTGTTGTTGCCTCTGCTTAACGATCTACGCGCGGCGCGCGGCGAATCGCTGCTGTCTGATACCTCGCTGTTCAAACCGAACCTGACCGCAGCCCACTTCCAGGTGACCGGAAAAGTCTCTGAACGCCTTCAAGATCCGAAAGTGCTTGGCCACTTGCGTAAACTTCGGCAGATGTACCAGTTTGCTCTGGCCGGTGTGGTTCGCGAAGAAGACATGGATGCTCACTTTGGTTACATGCAAAAAGTCATCGACCGGCTCTCGCGTTTGTGCCAAAAAACCGCTCGGGGCGAACTCTGGAAGGCCGCCGGCGCGTTTGTTGAAACACTCGAAGCCCGCGTAAACCCGGTCAACACGGCCGTTAAATCGCTGTTGCGCGAACTCGATGGCGAGATTCGCAAGCTGACCGACGAACACGCCGACATTCTGCTGCAGCCGGTTCCCGAGGCCTTACTCAAGAACCTGTTGTATTACGTTGCCCGGGCACGGCATCTGGACCGGCCACAGGTTAATTACCTGCGCAGCGCTTACCAACTGTCCGATGCCCTGCCCTCCGACGACGATGTCAGTGAGGCCCGGACTCGTGTTTCCGGCCCCGGCCGCGATGCCATTCAGTCCGTCGTCAGCGCCCTCAACGAAGAGCTTGGCCGCTTGAAAGATCAGCTCGACCTGTTCGTGCGTGCGGAGCATCGCCAGAACAACGAGCTGGACGAACTGCTTCCGGGTCTGCGCCAGGTTGGCAATACGCTGGCCGTGCTTGGCCTTGGCATTCCTCGCAAAGTGGTGACCGAACAAATTGAGCTGGTTGGAAAACTGTGCGGTCAACTGGAAACGATCGATGACGGCACACTGATGGACATCGCAGGCGCTCTGCTTTATGTCGAAGCCAGCCTGGCCGGCCTCGACGTGGATCGCCATACCGAAGTTTCAGACAACGCCGAAACCGGCGAACCAACAAACATCGGCTCTCGTGAACTATCAGAGGCCAATGAGGCACTGATCCGGGAATCCCGGAATACGCTGGAACAAGCTAAATCCGCCATCGTTAACTTCATCGCCTCGCAATGGGATACCCAGGAAATCGAGCACGTCCCGGCACTGCTCCATAGCATTCGCGGCGGCCTGGGGCTGATACCTCTTGAGCACATACCGGACATGCTCGACTCTGCCGAGCGTTATATTTCCGATGTTTTACTGTCCAGCCAGCAGGTTCCCGACTGGCGCCAACTGGACACACTGGCCGACGCAATAACCAGCATCGAGTACTACCTCGAGCGGGTCGCCGAAGGCATTACCGATAACAGCACCATCCTTCGCATTGCCAATGAAAGTCTCGCAAGCCTGGGCTTCCCCGTGGGTGAAGACCCAACCTGGAGCGAAGCAGGTCAAGCCGAGGCCGTTGAATCAGAGGATGTCCCCGTTCTTGGCCAGTCCCTGCAGGAAGAGCCGGGCTCGCCGCAGAAGAGCTCCGACAGCGAACTGCTGGATGATGAAATACTCAGCATCTTTGTCGAGGAAGCCGAAGAAGTTCTGGCGACCATTCAAGAGTACTATCCCCGTCTGCGCAGGGATCACGGCGACCGGGACGCATTGACCGAAGTGCGTCGCGCCTACCATACATTGAAAGGCAGTGGCCGACTGGTCGGTGCAGAAAGCCTCGCCGAGATGGCCTGGTCGGTTGAAAACCTTCTGAATCGGGTTATTGACCAAACGCTGAAAGCCACAGACGATATGTTTGCGCTGCTGGATGATGTGAATGCGCGTATTCCAGAGCTCATTCAAGATTTCCGTCAGGGCGAAACCGCCGGTGATGTCGATGCACTGATAAACCGGGCGGAAGCACTGGCCACAACCCGTCGCGCAGATACCACCACTTCGGAACCGGCCAACCCGGCAGACGCGACCGAACAGCCTGTCGAGACACCCGACGAGCCAGCGATTGCCGCCAGTCCGGCAGAACCGATCATTATTGAGGCCGCAAAGTCGGCCGAGCCCGCCACAGACGACATGGACGACCTCATCGACGATGAGATTCTGGAGATCTTCATTGAAGAGGCGGGCGAAGTACTCGAAACCATCAACGAATATTTACCCATGCTGCTTCGGCAGTACGATGATCGCAGTGCGCTGGCCGAAGTAAGACGCGCCTTCCACACCCTAAAGGGCAGTGGTCGCATGGTCGGTGCCGGAGTGATTAGCGAATTGTCCTGGTCCGTGGAGAACATGCTGAACCGGATTATTGAAGGCAGCATCTTCATGAACGACGATCTGGCCCAGCTGCTTCAGGACGTGACCGACGTCATTCCCACGCTGGTCAGCGATTTCGAACAACGCATCGATGCACGCGTTGACACCGCGCCACTCGAGGCACGTGCTCAGGCCCTGGCCAGCGGCGAATTCCCGGACACCTCCGCGATGCCAGCGGCTGAGGTTGCGGAAACATCGCAAGAGCAGAGCAGCGGAACATCAGGGAACGAGGACGTTGATCAGCAGAGCCCAGAAGATGCAGATCGCGTGCTGCTCGAAATTTTTGAGCAGGAAGCCCAAACCCATCTGGAAACCCTTCAGAATTACTTACTGACAGCCCAACACCAAACCGCGGCTGTCTATACCGACGACCTGTCCCGCGCGCTGCATACTCTGCGCGGCAGCGCCAATACGGCAGGCATTGCTCCTATTGCGGCCATCATTACGCCTTTGGAGCGCTTCATCAAAGAAGCCAGAGCACAAAACAAGCGGGCCGATCACGAGGTACTCGAATTAATATCCCGTGCCAGTGATTTCCTGACCCAGGGGCTGGCGCAAATTCATATTGATCCGCAAGCCGAACTTGACGGAACCGCGGACTACCTCGAAAAACTCGAGAAAGTCAGCACCTCCACGTTCCAGGGACAGGCCTTTGATGACGATGTCGCTCCGGCCAATCAGGTATCGTCACAACTGATCCAGCTGTTTCTGGGCGAAGGTCTCGACATCGTTCTGGATGCCGAAACCATTCTGGATGAATGGGCTACCGATCCCCAGCAAACCGGTGCCCTGTCCACCTTGCGCAGCGAGCTTGAATCCCTCACCGACAGCGCAGCGGATGCCGGCCTAGCCGACGTGGCCAATCTGGCCGACGCCCTGACGCGCCTCTACGGAGCGGTGACCGTGTATGGATTGCCCACCAACGGCCAATTCTTTGAAACCGCGCGAAACGCTCAGGAACAACTCATCAACCAGATGGATCAGGTCGCGGCCGGTCTGGCGACCGATCCCTGTGACGACATCATTCTCGAACTTCATGCGCTGACCGACGCAGTGAACCGGAACGACGAGCCGGACGAATTTGAACAACAGTTCACCGAGGACCTTGAAGAAATAGACCTCAGCCTCGAAGACAACGACTTTGCTGTTCCGGAATCCGCTGCCGAGCCGCTGACGACCCCGGCGGAGGCCTCCGATGACAGCGACATGGATGAGGAACTTGCCGCGATCTTCCTTGAAGAAGCCCGGGATCTCATCGACAGCACCGCTGAAACACTTCAGACCTGGAGTGACGAGCCCGACAACATTGATATTCTGCGTTTGCTGCAAAGAGACTTGCACACACTGAAAGGCGGCGCACGCCTTGCCGAAATCGAGGCAGTGGGCGATCTGGCCCACGAACTGGAAAACCTGTTCGAGGGCCTGACCGAACAGCGGCTTTCCATCAACAGTACGCTTTCCGACCTTCTGTTCCGGTGCCATGACCGCCTGGCAGGTATGGTTGATGCTCTGGAGGCTCAAAATCAGCCAAAACCGGCCCCCGATCTGGAGCATGAAATCCAACAGTACATCGCCGGTGCCGACAGCACACGACCGGTCACCGATGTGGTGCAAGAGGCAGATCCCAAAACCGAATCTGGCGACGACGATGGCAAAACGACGGAATCCGGAGATATTAATGCCAACGAAGACACTGGCAGCAACGTGGCTGACCTGTCTCACCTGGACCCGGAATTACTCGGTATCTTCCTGGAAGAAGCCTACGACCTGATCAATTCTACCGGCAGCGCCCTCCATAGCTGGAGCGAGAATCCGTCCGATCGTAGCATCGCCGCGGAACTGCAGCGCGATGTACACACCTTGAAGGGTGGAGCCCGAATGGCGGGCGTAGACGCTATCGGCGATTTGACCCACGTGCTTGAAGACCTGTTTGAAAAGGTTGCCGAGGGTCAACTGGAAGCCAGCGGCACCATGATCGACTTGCTGTTTGCCTGTCACGACCGGCTGGCACAAATGGTCGAGCAAGTGGCTACCCAACAACCATGCCCGCCCGCAAAAGCGCTGGAAGCACAGGTACAAGCCATTCTCCGGGGCGAAGAGCCTGCCAACGTTGACGTTGCACCGGACCTTGAGGCATTAGCGGAACAATCACCCATCGAGCACGATGACTCGGGCTTCGAAACCGAACCGGTGATTGACTCACAAGCCGAGGATATTCTCAGCATCTTCCTGGATGAAGGTCTGGAAATTAACGATGCCATCGCGGAAAACCTGGAGCGTTGGCGCGAGCAACCCGATGAACTTGCCGCACTGATGTCATTGCGACAAGAGCTCCACACCCTCAAGGGTGGCGCGCGTTTGTCAGACCTCGATGCCATCGCGGATCTCGCCGAAGCCTGGTCGGAATTGCTTGACGACACGCTGGCCGGCAGCAAACCGGCAGAGACGGCGCTGGCGCTGAGCGACCGGGCACAAGCCAATTTCCGCTCCATGCTTGAAGCCATGGAAGCCGGTAAGCAACCAGAACTCGACTTCAGCCTCATCGATGCCCTGGCCCAATCGGACACCGGGATTCCCGAGCCGGCTTCAGAAGTCGAACAAGCCGAGAGCCAGGATCGGGAAGCGCCGGATCCGGAAGTGCTGGAGATCTTCCTCGAAGAAGCCAATGAAATCATGGACCAGCTGGAGCAATTGCTGGCCGATTGGCACAAAGAACCGAACAATCACCATTTCAATCAAGAAGCTCAGCGTGCCATGCACACCCTCAAAGGGGGCGCGCGCCTGTCTCAGCTTTCAGGATTGGGAGACAAAGCCCATACCTTTGAAACCTTGTTGATTGATCTTGGCGGCAATGCTCCCTCCGAAGCCCAATGGCAGCAAATTGCCCGTCAGCATGACGACATCATCGCAGCCGTCGCTGCGGTCCGCGCTCATTTCGAACAAGGCGCCGCACTCCCAGAGCCCGCGCCAGCTGAGCTGGAGGAGCAACCAGCCGCCCAGGCACCGGCACCGCTGATAACCGAAGCTGCGCCCGAACAGCCCGAAACCAAGCCGGTTGCCCGTAAACCTTCGAAGCGCCGCAATCAAAAAGCCGCCGAAGCCCAGCGTGCTGCCCAAGAAACCATTCGAGTGTCGGCTCCGCTGCTGGACGACCTGGTTAACCTAGCGGGCGAAACCAGTATCACCCGTGGCCGGCTGGAGCAGCAGTCCAGTGATTTCAGCCACACCCTCGACGAGATGGCCGCCACCATCGAGCGGCTGCGCGAGCAGCTGCGTCGAATGGATATTGAAACCGAGACCCAGATTCTGTTCCGTGCCGAACAGGAACACGGCGCAGACTACGGCGAAGATTTCGATCCGCTCGAGATGGACCGCTATTCCTCGATCCAGCAGCTGTCCCGGGCCCTCACCGAATCCTCGTCTGACCTTGCTGACCTGCGAGAAACACTGGCGGACCGGGTACGTGACACAGAAACACTGCTGGTTCAGCAGTCACGTATCAATACCGAGCTCCAGGAAGGTCTGATGAAGACCCGAATGGTTCCGTTTGCTTCTACCGTGCCGAGGTTGCGTCGGATCGTTCGCCAGATCAGCGGCGAACTGGGCAAGAAAGTCGATTTCGACGTTCGCAATGCCGAAGGCGAAATGGATCGGAGCATTCTGGAGCGTATGATCGCACCGCTGGAACACATGCTGCGAAACGCTCTGGACCATGGCATTGAAACACCACAGGAACGCCGTCAGGCCGGCAAACCTGAAACCGGCGAAGTCGTGCTGTCGTTGACCCGCGAGGGTGGCGACGTGGTGTTGCGCATGATCGATGACGGCAAAGGCATTCCCGCTGACGTGATTCGCGAGAAAGCCATTCGCCAGGGCCTGATGCACAACAACGAAGCATTGTCCGAACGGGAAGTGCTGCAGTTTATTCTGCAGCCGGGCTTCTCCACGGCCGAGAAGGTTACCCAGATTTCCGGCCGCGGTGTCGGCATGGACGTAGTGGCGAGCGAAATCAAACAACTCGGGGGCAGCCTCGATATCGACTCCTCACTGGGTCGCGGCACCACTTTCACCGTACGTTTGCCGTTTACCGTGTCGGTCAACCGTGCCCTCATGGTTGCTACTGGCGAGGATTTCTACGCCATCCCGTTGAATACCATTGAGGGTATTGTCCGGGTCAGCACGTACGAGCTGGAAGAGTATTACAAACCCGATGCGCCCCTGTACGAGTACGCAGGTCAGCAATATCGTCTGCAGTACCTCGGCAACCTGTTGAACAGCGACCACCATCCCAAGCTGCAAGGTCAGGCGCTCCCGCTGCCGGTAATACTGGTGCGCGGTGCCGAGCAACCCCTGGCTCTGCAGGTGGATCACCTGATGGGTAGCCGTGAAATCGTCGTTAAATCCCTGGGCCCTCAGTTCAGTACGGTGCGCGGTGTATCCGGTGCCACCATTCTGGGTGATGGTAACGTGGTGGTCATTCTCGACTTGCCGGCGATGATTCGGTCCGACGTACTGTCCGAACGCCAGCGCATAGCCAACCTGGCCAAAGAGCGCACGACAAGCCGCTTCGAAGAACAGGTGACAACGGTCATGGTAGTGGACGATTCCGTGACTGTTCGGAAAGTCACGTCGCGCTTACTGGAACGAAACGGCATGGAAGTGATCACCGCAAAAGACGGCTTGGATGCCGTAGCGCAGCTGCAAGACCACCGACCGGATGTCATCTTGCTGGATATCGAGATGCCCCGTATGGACGGTTTCGAAGTGGCCAGTTTTGTGCGCCATGATGACACGCTCAAAGAGACGCCGATTTGCATGATCACCTCCCGTACTGGTGAGAAACACCGCGAGCGGGCTCTGGCCATCGGCGTTAACGAGTACCTGGGCAAGCCTTTCCAGGAAACGGTGCTGCTTGAAACCATTAAACGGTTAACTGAGAGCGAGTGA